The nucleotide window AAACTCTAATACAACCTCACATTTTAACGAATTAAATATTGTTTTAATTAAATAAAAACAGAGCCATTATTTTAACGGCTCTTTTTAAACTAATCAAGCATTATAACAAAATCTGGGTTTGCAATACTAGCTTTTCTCATAGACATTTCGCTTATCAACCCTTTTTAAATATTAATTCTATTATACCTTTTCTAAATTCCATAATTTAAGTTGTCAACTAATTGCTAACTAAGCAACCATCTTATCTCTACTATGTATTTTTTGCCTAATTCTTAGTTTGGTTCAAACCTTTGAATACTTTTTTCTGAAATCATTTTATTGGTTTAATCGAGTAATCTCATTCAAAAAATTCTTTTACTTGGTGGTACATATAATTTTTATTTAACCAGAGGGCTTGTTTTACCATATAATTATCTGTCAAAATATCTTTCATATCCTCTGGTCTTTCTTTCCAATTTGCAGGAGATGGTAGCCGATCTGAATTTTTACTTTCAAAATAGTCCGACTCGACAGCTGAAGGTCGAATGTGAAGAATTTGAGGACCACTCACTTGGCTCGGCAGATTATTCTCTATTTGGTAACCCTTCTTACTCTTAACACGTTTATACGTTAACTCGACACCATTAATGAGTGTTTGTTTAATAGTTTCCCATGTTTTTTTGACGGTACCCATGAGGTCGTCTTCTGGCATATACCAAAATTTCGCACCCTTGAATATCTCTCCTTCTGGTGTTTCCTCGTAAACAACTAATAAGAATTTTGTTGTGGAAAGGTAGTCATACACTCGGGTATCTTCCCAGTCTAGCATACTAATATCTTTAATGAAGCTAACATTCGATTCAAGTTTAAATCCTTCAGTTGTGATTCTTTTTTCGGATGGTTTTTTTCTCTGATTAGCATTGACGGTAACTATTTTTACAGCAATTCCAGCTTTCTTAAACTCATCTGTTTCTTCTAAATCACCTGTTAGATTAAACATCTTCTGAGCAATTAGCCTTGAACTTGCTTTGTCATTCTTTTCCTTAATTTTTACACCAAATTTTTCTGCTAAGACTTTTTTATCCATATTGTAAAACGGTTTAAACTGATCGAGAATGATTTGTTCAAACGTTTTATGTTTTAACTCAGATAAATCTTTTATGATATGCTCTTGAGGACCAATTTGCTTAGCATCGATGGTTTTATGTAATTCAGGATAGTCATCTTGATAAGAAGAGTAAGTAATTGAACTCTTTAATTCGCCCTGTACAATTCGTTTTGTAATTTCCTTCATGTACGATGGCCTTAAAGAAAAGGCTCTTCTATGTGCCTTCTTATCACTAAAAGGTTGTTTTGTTTGATTCTCTTCACTTTTACTTCCTTTTGTCACTGCGCCAAGGTATTGAGTCATGCCTTCGGAAATATCCTCAGCTTTTCCCTGACGAATCATATCCATTATAATGTTCCAATCATTTTCAATGATTGCCCAATCATCATCTAATAAATCGTTCAAATTAAAAAGAATTGCGTGAGTCATTAAGAAATCTGGATAGATTGGGTATTCTTTTCCTTCAAATTGATAAAAGTTAACTGGATCATATTTATACAACAGGAGTTCTATAAGCTTTGATTTCTTTAAAAAAGAAGAATTTCGAAACTCTCTCTTGTATTCTTCATTGTAATCAAAAATGTTAAGAACTAGTCTTTCTTTGGCCCCCCAGGAGTTTTCTTTTTTGAAAAATTTGAGCCCCGCACATTTGAGCTCTACACCTAGATTATTGAAATCTGCCTCAGGTCGACTGTTATTCGCTAGCCCGAACCAATCTTTTTCAACAGCATTTCCAAGCCAACCTTTATTTCTTGGGCTAGCGTACCACTTATTGACATTCTCTTGTGTGACAAGCTCCTTTATCATTTTACCAACAGCAGCTTCACCACGTTCTTTTATTTCTCGAATTGTTTTATATTCTCTATCCATTGCCATCTCCTTAATAGAAAAACTTAATCTACGGTGCAAATTCATTATAAAATACCTTCAACTTTTTGTCTGTATAGGTTATAATAATTCAATGATACGATATCCCGTATTTTTTAAGGGGAGTAAAAGCTATGATTAAACTACGCTTGAATGAAATTCTCAAAGAGAGAGAAATGCGCCAAAAGGACTTAGCAAAAGCTAGTGGGCTTCGTGAAAGTTCTATTAGCGATATGGTTCGAGGCATCCGTACTACGGTAAATTTAGAACAACTCGAGAAGGTGATGGACTGTTTGGAAATTACCGATTACAACGAAATCTTTGAGAAAGTTGAGGAAAAAGTGAATGTCTAAATATAAAGTATTTTCAATGTTTGACGGGGTTGGGGGCTTCGTGGTAGGTCTTGATAACGCAAACTTAACACTCAAAGAAACGTTCTTTGAAACAACAAACACTAATCAATTTGAACCATCTCGTAAATCACAAGATGCCTTTGAAGTAGGTGTCTATAATTATCCGCATGTTCATCACAGTAATGTTGATATCATGCAGGTTCCAAATGAATATTTCGAGGAAATGAAAGATCAGGGTGTAAACATGATAGTTGGTGGATTCCCTTGCCAAGACTATTCTGTTGCTCGTTCTAAAAAACATGAATTGGGTATCCAAGGGAAAAAAGGTGTTCTCTTTTGGGAAATTATTCGTGCGGTTAACCATATGAAACCTGAATATTTGATTTTAGAAAACGTTGATCGTTTACTAAAATCACCATCTTCACAACGTGGACGAGACTTTGCAATTATGCTTGGGGCATTTGCTCAACTTGGTTACTCTGTTGAATGGCGTGTGATTAACGCTGCTGATTATGGACGAGCTCAACGCCGTCGCCGTGTTTTCTTTTACGTGTATCGAAATGACACACCATTTGCCTTGGCAATGGATGCAAAGTATGGAAAACCTGAGAAAGAGCATAATGACATAACATTTGATGAAGCGACTTTTGATAACTACATCTTCCAAGATGGGTTGTTCGCCCGTCAATTTCCAATTGAACAAGATGCATACAAGAAACGTCACTACTCAGATACATTGTCTATTAAGGACATTCTCAACGAAGAGTACATCGTAGACATTTCTGACAATTTCACAGGTACTATTTGGAATACTGGTATTATGCGTTACGGCCAATACTTCACGATAGATACGGAACCAGTTAAGGAAGCACCAAAAACATTGGGGGAAATTGTTCAGGAAGCGAAAGAATATTATGTCCATAAAAATGGAGAAGAAGCGTACAACCAATATATTGCAAAATATCAGTTTGACGATGAAGACCAAAAGCTTAAGAAATTTGAATACTTACGTGGTCCTAAAAAAATTGAGCGAGTAGCTGAAAATGGCCATAAATATACTTTTAGTGAAGGTGGGATGAGTCCGTATGATTCTCTTGACTTGCCGGGACGTACAATGCTTACAAGTGAAGGTTCTGTAAACCGATCAACACATTTGCTTAAAGTCGATGGAAGATACCGACTGCTCACACCGATTGAAGCTGAATTATTGCAAGATTTCCCACCAGACTGGACAAAGCTCAAGAAAGATAGTCTTGGAAATGTTCATGAGGTTTCAGACCGTATGCGTTTGTTCTTCATGGGAAATGCCTTAGTTACAGGAATTGTTGAACGTATAGGTATTGAGTTAGGAGAAATCGTACGAGAGTATAGTACAGTAGAAGTTTAAAAGAATATGGTGTTTAGCTAAAGGACTCATAATCGAGTCCTTATCTAGCTATACCATATCAATAATTTCAGGGTCATCATTACTATTAATGCTTG belongs to Niallia sp. Man26 and includes:
- a CDS encoding MutH/Sau3AI family endonuclease, whose amino-acid sequence is MDREYKTIREIKERGEAAVGKMIKELVTQENVNKWYASPRNKGWLGNAVEKDWFGLANNSRPEADFNNLGVELKCAGLKFFKKENSWGAKERLVLNIFDYNEEYKREFRNSSFLKKSKLIELLLYKYDPVNFYQFEGKEYPIYPDFLMTHAILFNLNDLLDDDWAIIENDWNIIMDMIRQGKAEDISEGMTQYLGAVTKGSKSEENQTKQPFSDKKAHRRAFSLRPSYMKEITKRIVQGELKSSITYSSYQDDYPELHKTIDAKQIGPQEHIIKDLSELKHKTFEQIILDQFKPFYNMDKKVLAEKFGVKIKEKNDKASSRLIAQKMFNLTGDLEETDEFKKAGIAVKIVTVNANQRKKPSEKRITTEGFKLESNVSFIKDISMLDWEDTRVYDYLSTTKFLLVVYEETPEGEIFKGAKFWYMPEDDLMGTVKKTWETIKQTLINGVELTYKRVKSKKGYQIENNLPSQVSGPQILHIRPSAVESDYFESKNSDRLPSPANWKERPEDMKDILTDNYMVKQALWLNKNYMYHQVKEFFE
- a CDS encoding helix-turn-helix transcriptional regulator yields the protein MIKLRLNEILKEREMRQKDLAKASGLRESSISDMVRGIRTTVNLEQLEKVMDCLEITDYNEIFEKVEEKVNV
- the dcm gene encoding DNA (cytosine-5-)-methyltransferase, which encodes MSKYKVFSMFDGVGGFVVGLDNANLTLKETFFETTNTNQFEPSRKSQDAFEVGVYNYPHVHHSNVDIMQVPNEYFEEMKDQGVNMIVGGFPCQDYSVARSKKHELGIQGKKGVLFWEIIRAVNHMKPEYLILENVDRLLKSPSSQRGRDFAIMLGAFAQLGYSVEWRVINAADYGRAQRRRRVFFYVYRNDTPFALAMDAKYGKPEKEHNDITFDEATFDNYIFQDGLFARQFPIEQDAYKKRHYSDTLSIKDILNEEYIVDISDNFTGTIWNTGIMRYGQYFTIDTEPVKEAPKTLGEIVQEAKEYYVHKNGEEAYNQYIAKYQFDDEDQKLKKFEYLRGPKKIERVAENGHKYTFSEGGMSPYDSLDLPGRTMLTSEGSVNRSTHLLKVDGRYRLLTPIEAELLQDFPPDWTKLKKDSLGNVHEVSDRMRLFFMGNALVTGIVERIGIELGEIVREYSTVEV